A single Primulina eburnea isolate SZY01 chromosome 11, ASM2296580v1, whole genome shotgun sequence DNA region contains:
- the LOC140805277 gene encoding uncharacterized protein isoform X2, producing the protein MAANQPHLVDFSKTQRLVFLIDLQPLLSFQNQSAYIATVTSAASRLLRFPPLSNSLFAYKLFFSSLSPLRSADVLPRHLCSTSLSFKFPLETLASLSINLNSVLTLLDPPNSPGSPLVLHIKRALLQLVHDYGWENESEISVGRDKSVFSEFFKIPSNLVLFFSPLKFLLDSISFHDSEELSAKFDGIFSAVREAFLSRDMHVCWIDVNSDELQLENINDEKLDNKYMTQSQVLLNCIRKMGWGFCSTNWIVLGSALLPLGLIYPQIGLPFDFVDFGGTDESKCGGQLNLEILDTKGMPLEYKCCDLEFVKLKSLSSAFRNNNAFGNLELRDSQGEDHDEDSFLSQFGDGSLKLYVKAVLGYPELKKIRCYSDHVFVREFLEEVGKVGKKCNGDFFADRVLESLHKDMGIVNYSSQIPTWKFFLSFLHTNGFSAVVSLLSGNGQTRIGSLKPFTAHSAILSILDCDNVLSNCISRSKLRKIEDRVCGTSAEALPDSNPCFDSQIESSTSGNYEKYAVGKRKKKRIQLYQQMTWSSFCKAAFEGSQMDLFEVYAAGQFENSKKLKFLKCWMKQIEKIDPYCLTTSLQSQSTEEFSAYCVPSATEEAMLTSSSESSESFFNNLPKRIQHGLESGIDLHILAQRVVRSSIHWLHQNRATKNDHIDQSQMQIQDGSCSDAFDIKLMELILREPKEMKEMHQEQDSPSKASQPPSSSENLVRDYELQIFLRLEIMRSDVSAMIEESRKQKLLKQICSLLEIIQYLVAGGIHGPISLYDYVERSIKASIGTQKSLKTS; encoded by the exons ATGGCAGCAAATCAACCACACCTAGTAGACTTTTCCAAAACACAACGCCTGGTTTTCCTCATTGACCTCCAACCCCTACTCTCTTTCCAAAATCAATCGGCCTATATCGCTACTGTAACCTCCGCCGCGTCTCGTTTGCTCCGTTTCCCGCCGCTCTCCAACTCTCTTTTTGCCTACAAATTATTCTTCTCATCCCTGTCTCCTCTCAGATCCGCCGACGTGCTCCCTCGCCACCTCTGCTCTACATCTCTCTCTTTCAAATTCCCTCTTGAAACTTTAGCGTCCCTCTCGATCAACCTAAACTCAGTTCTAACCCTTCTTGATCCGCCAAATTCTCCGGGGAGTCCACTTGTTCTGCATATTAAAAGAGCGCTGCTTCAGCTCGTTCACGACTACGGTTGGGAAAATGAGAGCGAAATTTCCGTAGGTAGGGATAAATCAGTGTTtagtgaattttttaaaattccatCGAATTTGGTTCTGTTTTTTTCTCCGCTAAAATTTCTGCTAGATTCTATAAGTTTTCATGATTCTGAAGAATTATCGGCGAAGTTTGATGGTATATTTTCTGCTGTGAGGGAGGCTTTTTTAAGTAGGGATATGCATGTATGTTGGATTGATGTCAATAGCGATGAACTACAGCTTGAAAACATCAATGATGAGAAATTAGACAACAAATACATGACCCAATCACAAGTTCTTTTGAATTGTATTAGGAAAATGGGGTGGGGATTTTGTTCGACCAATTGGATTGTTTTGGGCTCAGCTTTGTTACCGTTAGGGTTGATTTATCCACAAATTGGGCTACCATTTGATTTCGTGGATTTTGGTGGGACGGATGAGAGCAAATGCGGTGGACAATTGAATCTTGAGATATTGGATACGAAGGGGATGCCTTTAGAGTACAAGTGCTGTGATCTTGAGTTTGTGAAATTGAAGAGTTTGTCTAGTGCTTTTAGAAACAATAATGCATTTGGTAACTTGGAACTCAGGGATTCACAGGGTGAAGACCATGATGAAGACTCTTTTTTGAGTCAGTTTGGTGATGGTAGTCTAAAGTTGTACGTTAAAGCTGTGCTTGGATATCCTGAGCTTAAGAAGATCAGATGCTATTCAGATCATGTTTTTGTGCGCGAGTTCCTTGAAGAGGTGGGAAAAGTTGGAAAGAAATGTAATGGGGACTTTTTTGCAGACAGGGTTCTTGAATCACTGCATAAAGACATGGGTATAGTCAATTATAGTAGTCAGATTCCCACCTGGAAATTTTTTTTGAGCTTTCTCCATACAAACGGTTTCTCGGCTGTTGTCTCCCTCTTGAGTGGCAATGGGCAAACACGCATAGGGAGTCTAAAACCTTTCACAGCTCATTCAGCAATTCTATCCATCTTGGACTGTGATAATGTTTTATCTAACTGTATTAGTCGATCGAAATTGCGAAAGATAGAGGATCGGGTCTGTGGTACTTCTGCTGAAGCCTTACCTGACTCAAATCCTTGTTTTGATTCCCAAATTGAGTCGTCGACATCtggaaattatgaaaaatatgcagTTGGAAAGAGGAAAAAGAAACGAATTCAACTGTATCAGCAGATGACATGGAGTTCCTTCTGCAAGGCAGCATTTGAAGGATCTCAAATGGACTTGTTTGAGGTGTACGCTGCCGGACAATTTGAAAATTCTAAAAAGCTGAAGTTTTTGAAATGCTGGATGAAACAAATTGAGAAGATTGATCCATATTGCTTAACAACATCGCTCCAATCCCAGTCCACGGAGGAATTTTCTGCCTACTGTGTTCCATCTGCAACGGAAGAGGCTATGCTTACTTCAAGCTCAGAGAGTTCAGAATCTTTTTTTAATAATCTTCCAAAGAGAATCCAGCACGGTCTGGAATCTGGAATAGACTTGCATATTCTTGCACAGCGAGTGGTCAGATCATCCATTCATTGGTTGCATCAAAATCGTGCAactaagaatgatcatatcgATCAATCACAAATGCAAATTCAGGATGGTTCTTGCAGTGATGCCTTTGACATCAAATTGATGGAGCTTATCCTAAGGGAACCTAAGGAAATGAAAGAGATGCATCAGGAACAAGATTCTCCCTCGAAAGCATCTCAACCCCCTTCTTCATCAGAAAACCTAGTCAGAGA TTATGAACTGCAAATTTTTCTTCGACTGGAGATTATGCGATCAGATGTTTCAGCAATGATAGAGGAATCTCGAAAACAAAAATTGCTGAAACAAATTTGTTCTCTCTTAGAGATCATTCAATATCTTGTGGCAGGAGGTATTCACGGTCCTATTAGCTTATATGATTACGTAGAGAGGAGTATCAAAGCAAG TATAGGTACTCAGAAGAGCTTGAAGACATCGTGA
- the LOC140805277 gene encoding uncharacterized protein isoform X1, producing the protein MAANQPHLVDFSKTQRLVFLIDLQPLLSFQNQSAYIATVTSAASRLLRFPPLSNSLFAYKLFFSSLSPLRSADVLPRHLCSTSLSFKFPLETLASLSINLNSVLTLLDPPNSPGSPLVLHIKRALLQLVHDYGWENESEISVGRDKSVFSEFFKIPSNLVLFFSPLKFLLDSISFHDSEELSAKFDGIFSAVREAFLSRDMHVCWIDVNSDELQLENINDEKLDNKYMTQSQVLLNCIRKMGWGFCSTNWIVLGSALLPLGLIYPQIGLPFDFVDFGGTDESKCGGQLNLEILDTKGMPLEYKCCDLEFVKLKSLSSAFRNNNAFGNLELRDSQGEDHDEDSFLSQFGDGSLKLYVKAVLGYPELKKIRCYSDHVFVREFLEEVGKVGKKCNGDFFADRVLESLHKDMGIVNYSSQIPTWKFFLSFLHTNGFSAVVSLLSGNGQTRIGSLKPFTAHSAILSILDCDNVLSNCISRSKLRKIEDRVCGTSAEALPDSNPCFDSQIESSTSGNYEKYAVGKRKKKRIQLYQQMTWSSFCKAAFEGSQMDLFEVYAAGQFENSKKLKFLKCWMKQIEKIDPYCLTTSLQSQSTEEFSAYCVPSATEEAMLTSSSESSESFFNNLPKRIQHGLESGIDLHILAQRVVRSSIHWLHQNRATKNDHIDQSQMQIQDGSCSDAFDIKLMELILREPKEMKEMHQEQDSPSKASQPPSSSENLVRDYELQIFLRLEIMRSDVSAMIEESRKQKLLKQICSLLEIIQYLVAGGIHGPISLYDYVERSIKARYSEELEDIVRKIYTKMDFLPFGDEDEAPSLSLFNSEDSNQSWKDKHEKPEAYSISQSVSEEDKYSNCEENKKETGENDHFEMLNKARERRERARRFSSFTSRVQDLQRVWAPKQQQKMKDKLDSLPKNQKERIGMSLVLV; encoded by the exons ATGGCAGCAAATCAACCACACCTAGTAGACTTTTCCAAAACACAACGCCTGGTTTTCCTCATTGACCTCCAACCCCTACTCTCTTTCCAAAATCAATCGGCCTATATCGCTACTGTAACCTCCGCCGCGTCTCGTTTGCTCCGTTTCCCGCCGCTCTCCAACTCTCTTTTTGCCTACAAATTATTCTTCTCATCCCTGTCTCCTCTCAGATCCGCCGACGTGCTCCCTCGCCACCTCTGCTCTACATCTCTCTCTTTCAAATTCCCTCTTGAAACTTTAGCGTCCCTCTCGATCAACCTAAACTCAGTTCTAACCCTTCTTGATCCGCCAAATTCTCCGGGGAGTCCACTTGTTCTGCATATTAAAAGAGCGCTGCTTCAGCTCGTTCACGACTACGGTTGGGAAAATGAGAGCGAAATTTCCGTAGGTAGGGATAAATCAGTGTTtagtgaattttttaaaattccatCGAATTTGGTTCTGTTTTTTTCTCCGCTAAAATTTCTGCTAGATTCTATAAGTTTTCATGATTCTGAAGAATTATCGGCGAAGTTTGATGGTATATTTTCTGCTGTGAGGGAGGCTTTTTTAAGTAGGGATATGCATGTATGTTGGATTGATGTCAATAGCGATGAACTACAGCTTGAAAACATCAATGATGAGAAATTAGACAACAAATACATGACCCAATCACAAGTTCTTTTGAATTGTATTAGGAAAATGGGGTGGGGATTTTGTTCGACCAATTGGATTGTTTTGGGCTCAGCTTTGTTACCGTTAGGGTTGATTTATCCACAAATTGGGCTACCATTTGATTTCGTGGATTTTGGTGGGACGGATGAGAGCAAATGCGGTGGACAATTGAATCTTGAGATATTGGATACGAAGGGGATGCCTTTAGAGTACAAGTGCTGTGATCTTGAGTTTGTGAAATTGAAGAGTTTGTCTAGTGCTTTTAGAAACAATAATGCATTTGGTAACTTGGAACTCAGGGATTCACAGGGTGAAGACCATGATGAAGACTCTTTTTTGAGTCAGTTTGGTGATGGTAGTCTAAAGTTGTACGTTAAAGCTGTGCTTGGATATCCTGAGCTTAAGAAGATCAGATGCTATTCAGATCATGTTTTTGTGCGCGAGTTCCTTGAAGAGGTGGGAAAAGTTGGAAAGAAATGTAATGGGGACTTTTTTGCAGACAGGGTTCTTGAATCACTGCATAAAGACATGGGTATAGTCAATTATAGTAGTCAGATTCCCACCTGGAAATTTTTTTTGAGCTTTCTCCATACAAACGGTTTCTCGGCTGTTGTCTCCCTCTTGAGTGGCAATGGGCAAACACGCATAGGGAGTCTAAAACCTTTCACAGCTCATTCAGCAATTCTATCCATCTTGGACTGTGATAATGTTTTATCTAACTGTATTAGTCGATCGAAATTGCGAAAGATAGAGGATCGGGTCTGTGGTACTTCTGCTGAAGCCTTACCTGACTCAAATCCTTGTTTTGATTCCCAAATTGAGTCGTCGACATCtggaaattatgaaaaatatgcagTTGGAAAGAGGAAAAAGAAACGAATTCAACTGTATCAGCAGATGACATGGAGTTCCTTCTGCAAGGCAGCATTTGAAGGATCTCAAATGGACTTGTTTGAGGTGTACGCTGCCGGACAATTTGAAAATTCTAAAAAGCTGAAGTTTTTGAAATGCTGGATGAAACAAATTGAGAAGATTGATCCATATTGCTTAACAACATCGCTCCAATCCCAGTCCACGGAGGAATTTTCTGCCTACTGTGTTCCATCTGCAACGGAAGAGGCTATGCTTACTTCAAGCTCAGAGAGTTCAGAATCTTTTTTTAATAATCTTCCAAAGAGAATCCAGCACGGTCTGGAATCTGGAATAGACTTGCATATTCTTGCACAGCGAGTGGTCAGATCATCCATTCATTGGTTGCATCAAAATCGTGCAactaagaatgatcatatcgATCAATCACAAATGCAAATTCAGGATGGTTCTTGCAGTGATGCCTTTGACATCAAATTGATGGAGCTTATCCTAAGGGAACCTAAGGAAATGAAAGAGATGCATCAGGAACAAGATTCTCCCTCGAAAGCATCTCAACCCCCTTCTTCATCAGAAAACCTAGTCAGAGA TTATGAACTGCAAATTTTTCTTCGACTGGAGATTATGCGATCAGATGTTTCAGCAATGATAGAGGAATCTCGAAAACAAAAATTGCTGAAACAAATTTGTTCTCTCTTAGAGATCATTCAATATCTTGTGGCAGGAGGTATTCACGGTCCTATTAGCTTATATGATTACGTAGAGAGGAGTATCAAAGCAAG GTACTCAGAAGAGCTTGAAGACATCGTGAGAAAGATATACACAAAAATGGATTTCCTGCCATTTGGCGATGAAGATGAAGCACCAAGTCTTTCATTATTCAACAGCGAGGATAGCAATCAATCGTGGAAAGATAAACATGAGAAGCCTGAGGCTTACAGCATTAGTCAATCGGTCTCAGAAGAAGACAAGTACTCAAATTGCGAAGAGAATAAAAAAGAAACAGGTGAAAATGATCATTTCGAAATGCTGAATAAAGCTCGTGAACGGAGGGAAAGGGCTCGAAGATTCTCGTCCTTCACCAGCCGGGTCCAAGATTTGCAAAGAGTCTGGGCTCCAAAACAGCAGCAGAAAATGAAAGATAAGTTGGATTCTCTTCCAAAAAATCAAAAAGAAAGGATTGGCATGAGCCTGGTTCTAGTGTAG
- the LOC140804822 gene encoding uncharacterized protein, translating to MDGIPGYTTLPSASKDLERVFPHTVVSAVHVNSPGVPSSLFSGGSKRKCNDVNGHTNLRDGSPLALGLGLSSISCTTTSSGKESEEESSIDLGLSISLNTGDERLHNSKRVSTGTLNSFATRKPTLDLQLSLSTGPSKSDITTLNHGLISHPGNFEPPAVTSTVQLVDEGSTSSRWRIGPLVPPSQNFESSTLLYIDHGCVNPKSVIPKFSSSTVSSSLVGAASDLPNQQHKKSVKSCSFEGCTRGARGASGLCIAHGGGRRCQRVGCQKGAEGKTAFCKAHGGGRRCEQLGCTKSAEGRTEYCISHGGGRRCSHVNCSRAARGKSGLCIRHGGGKRCKMENCSKSAEGISGLCISHGGGRRCQYPDCKKGAQGSTMFCKAHGGGRRCTSFGCTKGAEGSTPYCKGHGGGKRCTSQGCSKSVHGGTLFCVRHGGGKRCAILECTKSARGRTDYCVGHGGGKRCQFEGCPKSAQGSTDFCKAHGGGRRCSWGQLGSEFGGTCVVPCDKFARGKSGLCASHSAQCPNKPIKESFGMDSTTNDTHSATSTQMKGISAAGDVLSYPFTVLDHAQLFPPPNMPNQNFTFGNACLNHLSLPEGRVHGGSLMAMLRGGTRNNIQEISGGVEPGEPYPRTHS from the coding sequence ATGGATGGTATCCCTGGCTATACCACTCTCCCTTCTGCATCAAAAGATTTGGAACGAGTTTTTCCTCACACGGTTGTCTCTGCTGTACATGTTAATTCGCCTGGTGTGCCAAGTTCTTTATTTTCAGGCGGATCTAAGAGAAAATGTAATGACGTTAATGGACATACAAATTTGAGAGATGGGTCTCCTCTGGCTCTTGGGTTGGGGCTTTCATCAATTTCCTGCACCACCACATCCTCGGGGAAAGAATCGGAAGAGGAGTCTTCTATAGATCTTGGTCTAAGTATTAGCCTCAACACAGGAGATGAAAGGCTACACAATTCGAAGAGGGTTTCCACTGGCACTCTGAATTCATTTGCGACAAGGAAGCCCACTTTAGATCTTCAGCTGAGCCTATCCACCGGACCCTCTAAATCTGACATCACCACTCTCAATCATGGATTAATTTCTCATCCGGGTAATTTTGAGCCACCAGCTGTAACTTCAACAGTCCAACTGGTGGATGAAGGATCAACTTCATCCCGGTGGAGAATTGGTCCTCTTGTTCCCCCATCACAAAATTTTGAGAGTTCTACCCTTTTATACATTGATCATGGTTGTGTGAATCCTAAATCTGTGATACCAAAATTTTCATCATCTACAGTGTCATCAAGCTTAGTGGGCGCTGCTTCTGATCTCCCTAATCAACAACACAAAAAGAGTGTGAAAAGCTGCAGCTTCGAAGGATGCACTAGAGGTGCCAGAGGTGCTTCTGGCCTCTGTATTGCTCATGGAGGTGGCAGGAGGTGTCAGAGGGTCGGGTGTCAAAAGGGAGCTGAAGGCAAGACTGCTTTTTGCAAGGCACATGGAGGTGGTCGCCGCTGCGAGCAACTTGGATGTACCAAAAGTGCTGAAGGCCGCACCGAGTACTGTATTAGTCACGGTGGTGGTAGACGGTGCAGTCATGTGAATTGCAGTCGTGCAGCAAGAGGTAAGTCAGGCTTGTGTATTCGTCATGGGGGCGGCAAAAGGTGCAAGATGGAAAATTGCTCGAAGAGTGCTGAGGGTATATCTGGACTCTGCATATCCCATGGAGGTGGCCGCCGTTGCCAATACCCAGACTGCAAAAAGGGTGCTCAAGGAAGCACCATGTTTTGTAAAGCTCACGGCGGTGGCAGAAGATGCACATCTTTCGGGTGCACAAAAGGTGCAGAAGGTAGCACTCCATACTGTAAAGGCCATGGTGGTGGGAAAAGATGTACATCGCAAGGATGCTCGAAGAGTGTGCATGGGGGAACTTTATTTTGTGTTCGTCATGGTGGGGGCAAGAGATGTGCTATTCTTGAATGTACCAAGAGTGCCAGAGGGCGTACAGATTATTGTGTCGGCCATGGTGGCGGAAAAAGGTGTCAGTTTGAAGGTTGCCCAAAGAGTGCTCAAGGGAGCACAGATTTTTGCAAGGCACATGGTGGAGGAAGACGATGTTCTTGGGGACAGTTGGGTTCAGAGTTTGGTGGTACATGTGTGGTTCCATGCGATAAATTTGCTAGGGGAAAATCTGGCCTGTGTGCTTCCCACAGTGCTCAATGTCCTAACAAACCAATTAAAGAAAGCTTTGGAATGGATTCGACAACTAATGACACACATTCCGCAACATCTACACAAATGAAAGGCATTTCTGCAGCTGGAGACGTTCTTTCTTACCCTTTCACCGTACTCGATCATGCACAGTTGTTCCCTCCACCAAATATGCCGAACCAGAATTTCACCTTTGGAAATGCTTGCTTGAATCATCTCTCTCTTCCCGAGGGCAGGGTTCATGGAGGTAGCCTGATGGCAATGCTTAGGGGTGGTACAAGGAACAATATTCAAGAAATCAGTGGTGGTGTTGAGCCAGGAGAGCCCTATCCTAGAACTCATAGTTGA